ATAAATATTATAGCCAGCAGGCTTTTGCCGCTAAATCCTTGACCATGAGCTGCAAAAAAGAACAGGGATGCAATCATTACACCGGCAACTCCTATGGTAACGCTTTTTGTTGCAGCATGCATTCTGCAGTAGACATCGGGCAAACGAATTACTCCAATAGAACCAGCAAAGATAAAAAATGCTCCAAGAAGAATTAATAAACTAGTCACTATCTCTATCAATGATATCACCTCTTTGCAAGAATTTGGCCACCGCTACCACACCAACAAAACCAAGGATTGCTACAACTAGAACCACGTCAAGGAAAAGCTTTGTTCCTAATTTTATAGAGTAAAGCGAAATAATGGCTACAATGTTTACTCCAATTGTATCAAGTGCTACTACTCTATCAGGAACAGTAGGTCCTACCATGACTCGATAGAAACAAAGCACGATAGAGATGGCTATTACAGCTAACGCTATATCTACTACTAACATTAAATCCATTAGCCTGCCACCTCCTTAATCCTGTACTCAAAGTTTTCTTTAATCCCTTTAACTATAGATTCTTCATCGTCAATGTGAAACACATGAATGTAGATAATCTTGTTGTCAGGAGAAACCTCCATACTAAGTGTACCAGGTGTCAAGCTTATCATGTTGGCAAGAATGGTTACCTGTGCTCCCGTTTCCAGTTCTGTTGGATAGGCGATAATGCCAGGCTTGATATTTAATCTTGGCCTTAGTACCTGGGCAATTACTATAAAGTTTGCAATAATCAGCTCTTTAATGAATATAACTAAAAGAACCAGAACCGCCCACCATTTATAGATATAAAGCTTTTCTTTCAGCTGACCCCTAAAGATAAACAAAACCACAAGTCCCAAGACATAACCAACTAAAAAATTTAAAGGTGTATATTCGGCCTGCAGCAGAGTCCAAACAAAGGCTATCCCCAGGTTTAATATTAATTGAGTTACCATGGCAATCTACTCCTTTATCAATACTGAATTAATGTAGATTTCAGGGTTCATTAACTGCTCCGCTGCCATAATTGCATATCCCATAATCCACTCAGCGTACAGCCCTAGGAATATTGACATTCCCACCAACGCCAGGGCCGGTGGCATGATCTGGAGATAATTATAGCCCTTATTCTCAGCTGGAATCTCCTTCTCCACACCCCAGAAAACGTAGATAAATATTTTCATCATTGAAAGAAGGGTTAAGACGCTGACTAAAATGGCAACAAATACTATTGGATAGCTGTGGATTAACAAACCACCTTGAATTAAAACAAACTTGCTGAAA
This genomic stretch from Desulfitibacter alkalitolerans DSM 16504 harbors:
- a CDS encoding Na+/H+ antiporter subunit E — translated: MVTQLILNLGIAFVWTLLQAEYTPLNFLVGYVLGLVVLFIFRGQLKEKLYIYKWWAVLVLLVIFIKELIIANFIVIAQVLRPRLNIKPGIIAYPTELETGAQVTILANMISLTPGTLSMEVSPDNKIIYIHVFHIDDEESIVKGIKENFEYRIKEVAG
- the mnhG gene encoding monovalent cation/H(+) antiporter subunit G, with translation MISLIEIVTSLLILLGAFFIFAGSIGVIRLPDVYCRMHAATKSVTIGVAGVMIASLFFFAAHGQGFSGKSLLAIIFILLTAPVGAHMISRAAYHFGIPIWEGSVKDELKSECEYIKATSAEE
- a CDS encoding Na(+)/H(+) antiporter subunit F1, which translates into the protein MDLMLVVDIALAVIAISIVLCFYRVMVGPTVPDRVVALDTIGVNIVAIISLYSIKLGTKLFLDVVLVVAILGFVGVVAVAKFLQRGDIIDRDSD